The Lachnospiraceae bacterium KM106-2 nucleotide sequence ACAATTAATGATGCTGAAAAAGACCACTTTGGTATTGTAAGTGCAATTGATAAGAAGAGTACCAATAAAGCAGTAGAGAATCTGAATACAAAGCTTAAGAAGACAATTTCTACAAAAGGGTATCAAGATTATGTTTCTTTAGCAAAAGGGTTGTATGATGGAGAAGTAAAGACGATCATTTTAAATGAAGCGTATCGTAACGTAATTAAAGGAAAATACAAAGATTTTGATAAGCAAACAGTTGTTTTAAATAAATATAAGAGTGAGACAGAAATTAATCTTGGTAAGGTAACAAAGAATTTAACGGATGAACCATTTTTAGTGTTCCTTACCGGGATCGATACAAGCGGAAAAGTCGATAAGGTAATGCGAAGCGATGTTAATATGGTCGCAACAGTTAATCCGAAAACAAAACAGATCTTATTAACTTCAGTACCGAGAGATTATTATTTGGAGACCTCCGTATCCAATGGTGAAAAAGATAAGTTGACACATACCGGACAGTATGGCGTGGATTGCTCCGTTGAAACATTGGAGAAACTATTTGATGTCGATATCAATTATTATTTCAGAGTTAATTTTAGTGGATTTAAAGATATTATTAATGCGCTTGGTGGTGTTACCGTTCATTCTGACTATACCTTTAAGGCAGATTGGGGACCAAGTTTTAAAAAAGGTGATAATAAGGTGAATGGAAAGCAAGCTTTGGCCTTTGCAAGACAGCGCCATGAATTCTATAAAGGCAAGAAGACAGGATTGCAAGGTGGAGATTTCCAGAGAATTAAAGATCAGCAGTATTTAGTAAAAGCAATTATTGAGAAGGCAACTTCTCCAAAGATATTAACAAATTTCATTGGAATTATGGATAGTGTCTCTAAGAGTTTTGAGACAAATATTAATTCATCTGATATTAAAGGTCTTTTGAAGATGCAGATTGATGAAATGCCAGAATGGAACATTGTTATGACTAGTCTGGACGGTAAGTGTGGTATGGAATATACCTTTACTCATAGTATTCCTAGAGTGAAATATTCAGTTGTCTATGTAAGAGAAAGTCAAGTAGAGGCATCCAATAAAATGATTGGAAGAGTACTCGATGGAAAGAAAATAAAAAAGAGCGATTTCGATGATTTAGTTCAGGAATATATAGATAAGCATTAAAAAAGTGGTTACCGGTTGGTAACCACTTTTTTTGTTGATTGGAAAGTTCTTTTATTCATCGGTATCAATTTCTTCCTCATAATCAGGATCTATTTTGATACGAATTTTATCAATACGATTCTTATCGACTGCTTCAACAGTCATTGTTAAAGGACCGTCGGTAACGGTTTCACCGTTATCAGGTAAATGATCAAGAAGGCAGATAATATGTCCAGCGATAGAATCATAATCTTCGCTTTCAATATCAGTTCCTAAAATCTCATTAATATCATCTAATTTAGTGTTACCATCGACTAAGAATTCATTATCACTAACTGGTTGAATTGGATCTTGTTCATCTTCATCGTATTCATCTCGAATTTCACCAACGATTTCTTCTAATAAATCCTCCATTGTAATGATACCAACGGTAGCACCGTATTCATCTAATACAACAGCCATTGAGATCGATTCACGTCTCATTTCAATTAAAAGTTCTGAAGTGTGTTTGAATTCATACGTAAAATATGGTTCTCTCATAATGGATTCAATACTGAATTTTTCTCTGTCACCATCATAAAAGAAAATATCTTTTAAATTAATAATACCTACAATGTCATCCGTGTTTTCTGAATAAACAGGTAATCGTGAATATTTCTCTTGAGAGAATGCTTCTACTAATTCATCATAGGTTAAATCTATACTGGCGAATTCTACATCAACACGAGGGATCATGACATCCTTTGTGAGGGAATCACCAAAATCAACCACGTTTGTAATCATTCTACGTTCTTCACTTTCGATAACGCCTTCTTCATGACTCACTTCAACAATAGTACGTAATTCATTTTCTGTAATGGCAGAAGTTTTCTTATTTGGATCGAATCCAAGAATAATCTGGAAACCATTCGAAATCTTATTAATTAAGAAAATGATCGGTGTTAGTAACTGAGTTAAGAAGTAAATAACATTACCATATTTTAAAGAAAGATTCTCAGCATACATAGTAGCTAAATTCTTTGGAGTGATCTCGCCAAAGAGAAGAATTAAAAATGTTAATACACCAGTTGCAATTCCGATTACAATGCTTGCATCTAATCCTAAGCCATTGCTGTGAGCTAGGTTTGTAGCAAAGGTTGTTGTAATGGAAGAAGCCGTTAAGTTAACGATATTGTTACCAATTAAAATGGCACCTAACATTTTTGATGGATCTTCAATTAACTTGCATACTGTCTTGGCTTTCTTATTACCTTCTTCAGCAAGAGAACGCATTCTCAATTTGTTTACCGTTGTGAGTGCGGTTTCTGCAGAAGAAAAGAAAGCAGATAAAAGTAAAAGTAACAATAAAATAATCATTTGCGTGACGCTCGGGTCCAAAATACCATCTCCTATTTCTTGAAAAAAATGTGTTTTAAAATCTTATTATATCATAATACATGATGGATAATTTTACAATATACACCATACTATTGTCAAGTGACAATAAATAGTAGACAAAAGACGCACTATATGACAAAAACTTATAGTGCGTCTCATATAAACGTATCTTAATCTTCAGTAACGATATTCATAACTTGACGTTTACGTGCAAGTTCATCATTATCAAGGTATTCATCATAAGTTGTCTTCTTATCGATTAAACCATTTGGTGTAATTTCGATGATACGATTTGCAATTGTTTGAATAAATTGATGATCTTGAGATGTGAAAAGTACAACGCCAGGGAATTTCATTAATCCATTGTTTAAAGCTGTGATACTTTCCATATCTAAATGGTTAGTTGGTTCATCCATGATTAAAACGTTTGATGCCATGATCATCATTTTGGATAACATAACACGAACTTTTTCTCCACCGGATAATACATCAACTTTTTTATTACCTTCTTCACCAGCGAATAACATTCTTCCTAAGAACTGACGTACATATGTGATGTCTTTTTCAGGAGAGAATTGCATTAACCAATCATAGATGATCTCGCCGCCTGCGAAGTCTTTTGTATTGTCTTTAGGGAAGTAAGATTGGGAAGTAGTAATACCCCATTTGTAACTTCCTTCGTCTGGTTCCATTTCACCAGCTAAGATTTTGAATAAAGTAGAAGTAGCTAAACCGTTAGGACCAACAAAAGCAAGTTTGTCATCATGTCCTACGATAAAGGATACATTATCTAATACTTTAACACCATCGATCGTCTTAGAAATACCTTCAACAGTAAGAACTTCATTACCGATATCTCTTGATGGTCTGAAGTCGATGTATGGGTACTTACGGCTGGATGGTCTGATATCATCCAATTCGATTTTTTCAAGTGCTTTCTTTCTTGAAGTAGCCTGTTTTGATTTCGATGCATTGGCACTGAATCGTTGAATAAAGTCTTGTAATTCTTTGATCTTTTCTTCTTTCTTCTTGTTTGCATCTTTCATTTGTTTCACCATTAACTGGCTTGATTCATACCA carries:
- a CDS encoding exopolysaccharide biosynthesis transcriptional activator EpsA; amino-acid sequence: MKIEDIKKHKVGLAFCVLQVLISLVFFIRILMVNVLKPGIMTGIGFALLCLAAITVLLNLYPRVHIIGKTMAILLSVVLVIGIVYVNKTDSTIDQITTAKKKVANVSVIALKKSGLTTINDAEKDHFGIVSAIDKKSTNKAVENLNTKLKKTISTKGYQDYVSLAKGLYDGEVKTIILNEAYRNVIKGKYKDFDKQTVVLNKYKSETEINLGKVTKNLTDEPFLVFLTGIDTSGKVDKVMRSDVNMVATVNPKTKQILLTSVPRDYYLETSVSNGEKDKLTHTGQYGVDCSVETLEKLFDVDINYYFRVNFSGFKDIINALGGVTVHSDYTFKADWGPSFKKGDNKVNGKQALAFARQRHEFYKGKKTGLQGGDFQRIKDQQYLVKAIIEKATSPKILTNFIGIMDSVSKSFETNINSSDIKGLLKMQIDEMPEWNIVMTSLDGKCGMEYTFTHSIPRVKYSVVYVRESQVEASNKMIGRVLDGKKIKKSDFDDLVQEYIDKH
- a CDS encoding magnesium and cobalt efflux protein CorC, encoding MIILLLLLLLSAFFSSAETALTTVNKLRMRSLAEEGNKKAKTVCKLIEDPSKMLGAILIGNNIVNLTASSITTTFATNLAHSNGLGLDASIVIGIATGVLTFLILLFGEITPKNLATMYAENLSLKYGNVIYFLTQLLTPIIFLINKISNGFQIILGFDPNKKTSAITENELRTIVEVSHEEGVIESEERRMITNVVDFGDSLTKDVMIPRVDVEFASIDLTYDELVEAFSQEKYSRLPVYSENTDDIVGIINLKDIFFYDGDREKFSIESIMREPYFTYEFKHTSELLIEMRRESISMAVVLDEYGATVGIITMEDLLEEIVGEIRDEYDEDEQDPIQPVSDNEFLVDGNTKLDDINEILGTDIESEDYDSIAGHIICLLDHLPDNGETVTDGPLTMTVEAVDKNRIDKIRIKIDPDYEEEIDTDE
- a CDS encoding ABC transporter, ATP-binding protein, with protein sequence MIQACNVTLRLGKRALFEDVNIKFTEGNCYGLIGANGAGKSTFLKILSGQIEPSKGEVVITPGERMSFLQQDHFKYDEFNVLDTVIMGNKRLYEIMKEKDAIYAKEDFTEEDGIKASELEGEFATLNGWEAESDASTLLNGLGIETDLHYKLMSELNGSEKVKVLLAQALFGNPDILLLDEPTNHLDMNAIRWLEEFLINFENTVIVVSHDRYFLNKVCTHIADIDYAKIQLYSGNYDFWYESSQLMVKQMKDANKKKEEKIKELQDFIQRFSANASKSKQATSRKKALEKIELDDIRPSSRKYPYIDFRPSRDIGNEVLTVEGISKTIDGVKVLDNVSFIVGHDDKLAFVGPNGLATSTLFKILAGEMEPDEGSYKWGITTSQSYFPKDNTKDFAGGEIIYDWLMQFSPEKDITYVRQFLGRMLFAGEEGNKKVDVLSGGEKVRVMLSKMMIMASNVLIMDEPTNHLDMESITALNNGLMKFPGVVLFTSQDHQFIQTIANRIIEITPNGLIDKKTTYDEYLDNDELARKRQVMNIVTED